One Coffea eugenioides isolate CCC68of unplaced genomic scaffold, Ceug_1.0 ScVebR1_1554;HRSCAF=2421, whole genome shotgun sequence genomic window carries:
- the LOC113755516 gene encoding L-idonate 5-dehydrogenase-like isoform X2 produces MSRENKTEEDGKENMAAWLVGIKTLRIQPYTLPPLGPHDAKIRIKAVGICGSDVHHFKHMRCANFVVKKPMVIGHECAGVVEEVGSQVRSLTVGDRVALEPGISCGRCNSCRVGCYNLCSEMKFFGSPPTNGSLATMVLHPANLCFKLPDNVSLEEGAMCEPLSVGVHACRRANIGPETKVLIVGAGPIGLVSMLAARAFGAPKIVMVDIDDCRLSFAKKLGADGTILASTKIEDVQDEVIQIENAIGARVDVSFDCVGMDKTMTTALSATRAGGKVCLVGLAQSQMSIPLTPAAARHIQVQEYVATLHRLLKDWQDRCEASHNSQI; encoded by the exons ATGTCTCGTGAGAACAAGACCGAAGAAGATGGAAAAGAAAACATGGCAGCTTGGCTTGTCGGGATAAAAACGCTTCGAATTCAACCTTACACTCTCCCGCCACTTG GCCCTCACGACGCCAAAATTCGCATCAAAGCGGTTGGGATTTGCGGAAGTGATGTCCATCACTTCAAG CACATGAGGTGTGCAAATTTTGTGGTGAAAAAGCCTATGGTAATCGGGCATGAATGCGCTGGTGTCGTAGAAGAAGTAGGCAGCCAAGTGAGGTCTCTCACTGTGGGCGATCGTGTTGCTTTGGAGCCAGGCATTAGTTGCGGGAGATGCAATTCTTGCAGGGTTGGCTGCTATAATCTGTGCTCAGAAATGAAATTCTTTGGCTCTCCTCCAACTAATGGTTCTCTAGCCACTATG GTCCTCCATCCTGCGAACTTGTGTTTCAAATTACCCGATAATGTAAGCTTAGAAGAAGGGGCGATGTGTGAACCTTTGAGCGTAGGAGTCCATGCTTGTCGGCGTGCTAATATTGGTCCAGAGACTAAAGTATTGATCGTGGGAGCAGGTCCAATAGGTCTGGTTAGTATGCTGGCAGCTCGAGCTTTTGGAGCCCCCAAAATAGTCATGGTTGACATAGATGATTGCCGCTTATCATTTGCCAAAAAGCTTGGTGCAGATGGAACAATCCTAGCTTCcacgaagattgag GATGTGCAGGATGAAGTTATTCAGATTGAAAATGCAATCGGTGCCCGTGTTGATGTAAGCTTTGATTGTGTTGGTATGGATAAGACCATGACAACTGCCCTGAGTGCTACTCGTGCCGGCGGGAAAGTATGCCTCGTGGGGCTTGCCCAGAGCCAAATGAGTATCCCTCTTACTCCAGCTGCCGCAAG GCATATTCAGGTACAGGAATACGTGGCCACTTTGCATCGACTTCTTAAGGACTGGCAAGATAGATGTGAAGCCTCTCATAACTCACAGATTTAG
- the LOC113755516 gene encoding L-idonate 5-dehydrogenase-like isoform X1 yields the protein MSRENKTEEDGKENMAAWLVGIKTLRIQPYTLPPLGPHDAKIRIKAVGICGSDVHHFKHMRCANFVVKKPMVIGHECAGVVEEVGSQVRSLTVGDRVALEPGISCGRCNSCRVGCYNLCSEMKFFGSPPTNGSLATMVLHPANLCFKLPDNVSLEEGAMCEPLSVGVHACRRANIGPETKVLIVGAGPIGLVSMLAARAFGAPKIVMVDIDDCRLSFAKKLGADGTILASTKIEDVQDEVIQIENAIGARVDVSFDCVGMDKTMTTALSATRAGGKVCLVGLAQSQMSIPLTPAAAREVDVIGIFRYRNTWPLCIDFLRTGKIDVKPLITHRFSFSQQDVEKAFETTARGGNAIKVMFNL from the exons ATGTCTCGTGAGAACAAGACCGAAGAAGATGGAAAAGAAAACATGGCAGCTTGGCTTGTCGGGATAAAAACGCTTCGAATTCAACCTTACACTCTCCCGCCACTTG GCCCTCACGACGCCAAAATTCGCATCAAAGCGGTTGGGATTTGCGGAAGTGATGTCCATCACTTCAAG CACATGAGGTGTGCAAATTTTGTGGTGAAAAAGCCTATGGTAATCGGGCATGAATGCGCTGGTGTCGTAGAAGAAGTAGGCAGCCAAGTGAGGTCTCTCACTGTGGGCGATCGTGTTGCTTTGGAGCCAGGCATTAGTTGCGGGAGATGCAATTCTTGCAGGGTTGGCTGCTATAATCTGTGCTCAGAAATGAAATTCTTTGGCTCTCCTCCAACTAATGGTTCTCTAGCCACTATG GTCCTCCATCCTGCGAACTTGTGTTTCAAATTACCCGATAATGTAAGCTTAGAAGAAGGGGCGATGTGTGAACCTTTGAGCGTAGGAGTCCATGCTTGTCGGCGTGCTAATATTGGTCCAGAGACTAAAGTATTGATCGTGGGAGCAGGTCCAATAGGTCTGGTTAGTATGCTGGCAGCTCGAGCTTTTGGAGCCCCCAAAATAGTCATGGTTGACATAGATGATTGCCGCTTATCATTTGCCAAAAAGCTTGGTGCAGATGGAACAATCCTAGCTTCcacgaagattgag GATGTGCAGGATGAAGTTATTCAGATTGAAAATGCAATCGGTGCCCGTGTTGATGTAAGCTTTGATTGTGTTGGTATGGATAAGACCATGACAACTGCCCTGAGTGCTACTCGTGCCGGCGGGAAAGTATGCCTCGTGGGGCTTGCCCAGAGCCAAATGAGTATCCCTCTTACTCCAGCTGCCGCAAG GGAAGTTGATGTTATAGGCATATTCAGGTACAGGAATACGTGGCCACTTTGCATCGACTTCTTAAGGACTGGCAAGATAGATGTGAAGCCTCTCATAACTCACAGATTTAGCTTTAGCCAGCAGGATGTGGAGAAAGCATTTGAAACCACAGCCCGGGGTGGTAATGCCATCAAGGTCATGTTTAATCTATAG